The following are from one region of the Streptomyces decoyicus genome:
- a CDS encoding NUDIX hydrolase, translating to MIHIPPSRSYIHHTTEAYLRRHPEERKGLAPLLDALSHPEDPTSRKTYHGHITCGAIVIDRYDQVLHIHHKILGKDLVPGGHIEPDDAALPSAALRELQEEAGIPHSTVVPLAGYEGIPLDIDVHDIAANPDKGEPAHQHYDFRFAFRLLGERKIHLQAEEVTDYRWLPVANVTAPTIAAKLADARLRCETGRRDRS from the coding sequence GTGATCCATATCCCCCCGTCCCGCAGCTACATCCACCACACCACCGAGGCATACCTCAGGCGCCACCCCGAGGAGCGGAAAGGGCTCGCGCCTCTCCTGGACGCCCTTTCGCATCCCGAGGACCCGACCAGCCGCAAGACCTACCACGGCCACATCACCTGCGGCGCCATCGTGATTGACCGGTACGACCAGGTGCTGCACATCCACCACAAGATCCTGGGGAAGGACCTCGTGCCGGGTGGCCACATCGAGCCTGACGACGCCGCTCTTCCCAGTGCCGCCCTGCGCGAACTCCAGGAGGAGGCCGGCATCCCGCACAGCACCGTGGTGCCACTGGCGGGCTACGAAGGCATCCCGCTCGACATCGACGTACACGACATCGCGGCCAACCCCGATAAAGGCGAACCGGCGCACCAGCACTACGACTTCCGGTTCGCTTTCCGGCTCCTCGGCGAGCGGAAGATCCACCTCCAAGCGGAGGAAGTCACGGACTACCGGTGGCTGCCCGTCGCCAACGTCACTGCACCGACCATCGCCGCCAAGCTCGCTGATGCGCGTCTGCGCTGCGAGACGGGGCGACGTGACCGATCCTGA
- a CDS encoding DUF6461 domain-containing protein, whose translation MTGVNPLAWIADGYPAHCLTLARDLTGRDLLKCLGAKDEEMFFPADEVEADEFVWAGMEDYWAWGAARAGEAGGWAFALEPASLWGSIPERLRRASTGTEAICCAKADGMVSIAYWQNGALVTRFEVTVPQIRPEGAGPAFDRLVQQMELVGFDDDAVPAGHRGLALLYEVTGAALSLEQTVSAVSAKLPAQGLGPEGPHPATGPAPLADNPFGTATGGAVGVPSAPRAAGSAKTVPGAGAAG comes from the coding sequence ATGACAGGCGTGAACCCGCTGGCCTGGATCGCTGACGGTTACCCCGCTCACTGTTTAACGCTGGCCCGCGACCTGACCGGGCGAGACCTCCTGAAGTGCTTGGGAGCCAAGGACGAGGAGATGTTCTTCCCTGCCGACGAGGTGGAGGCCGATGAGTTCGTGTGGGCAGGGATGGAGGACTACTGGGCTTGGGGGGCTGCACGCGCTGGAGAGGCCGGCGGGTGGGCGTTCGCACTGGAACCGGCCAGCCTCTGGGGCAGTATTCCTGAACGGCTCCGACGCGCGTCCACCGGTACGGAGGCGATCTGCTGTGCGAAGGCAGACGGCATGGTGAGCATCGCCTACTGGCAGAACGGGGCTCTGGTCACCCGGTTCGAGGTCACCGTGCCGCAGATCAGACCGGAGGGCGCCGGGCCGGCCTTCGACCGGCTTGTGCAGCAGATGGAGCTCGTCGGTTTCGACGATGATGCCGTCCCCGCTGGTCATCGTGGGCTGGCCCTGCTGTACGAGGTGACCGGTGCTGCCTTGTCGCTTGAGCAGACCGTCTCAGCCGTATCGGCCAAACTGCCGGCTCAAGGACTCGGTCCGGAGGGCCCCCATCCGGCCACAGGTCCTGCGCCTTTGGCTGATAACCCGTTCGGCACGGCGACAGGTGGGGCGGTCGGAGTGCCGTCGGCGCCTCGGGCTGCCGGTTCAGCCAAGACCGTACCGGGCGCCGGCGCTGCTGGCTGA